The proteins below are encoded in one region of Arthrobacter sp. CJ23:
- a CDS encoding aspartate dehydrogenase domain-containing protein, producing the protein MVANGGAVLKVALIGAGAIGAKVAELLGTGAAPGAELSCVVPHEATEGFSLGEALKDADVVVECAGVPAVRQYGPAVVAAGKDFLVTSIGALCDASLRSTLLDGGSGRTFLTSGALGGLDAIAAAATGGTVHSIRIESRKLPESLIQPWMDGDTRNMLRAAAHPVELLRGGPEELISSFPKSTNIVSALALAAGNWDIVEAVLIADPAAGRTSHHVVVDTSLGGFDIRITNEPSPGNPASSALVPHAVVRGLKTLANPSGSFI; encoded by the coding sequence ATGGTGGCGAATGGCGGAGCGGTCCTGAAAGTTGCATTGATCGGCGCGGGAGCCATTGGCGCCAAGGTCGCGGAACTGCTCGGCACCGGTGCGGCGCCGGGTGCCGAACTGAGCTGCGTGGTGCCGCACGAGGCCACCGAGGGCTTCAGCTTGGGGGAGGCCCTGAAAGACGCCGATGTGGTGGTGGAATGCGCCGGGGTGCCGGCCGTGCGCCAATATGGTCCGGCCGTGGTGGCTGCCGGCAAGGACTTCCTGGTGACCTCGATCGGCGCCCTGTGCGATGCCTCCTTGCGGTCAACGCTGCTCGACGGCGGCTCCGGCCGGACGTTCCTCACGAGCGGTGCGCTGGGCGGCCTGGATGCCATTGCGGCTGCCGCCACGGGCGGCACGGTGCACAGCATCAGGATCGAGTCCAGAAAACTGCCCGAATCGCTCATCCAGCCGTGGATGGACGGGGACACCAGGAACATGCTCCGTGCGGCGGCACATCCCGTGGAACTGCTGCGTGGCGGCCCCGAGGAGCTGATCAGCTCGTTCCCGAAGTCCACCAACATCGTTTCGGCCCTGGCGCTGGCGGCCGGGAACTGGGACATCGTGGAGGCTGTACTGATTGCGGACCCTGCGGCCGGCCGCACCTCGCACCACGTGGTGGTGGACACGAGCCTGGGCGGATTCGACATCCGCATCACCAACGAGCCCTCCCCCGGGAACCCGGCGTCGAGCGCCCTGGTGCCCCACGCCGTCGTACGCGGCCTCAAGACGCTCGCGAATCCCAGCGGAAGCTTCATCTGA
- a CDS encoding aminoglycoside phosphotransferase family protein has translation MTPPAVVPIPSDLRKRYSRSPEGRAWLAGLPGLIQDRLDEWQLAVDLEPGAEPWNGHGGLVFPVLQRGAPAALKVAFPHDEALVERHALSLWDGRGAVRLLAADAASCSMLLERLDAGRWLQDVPMEECTEVWGPLLRQLSIAPDGRPEWREFDHVAATAERWSDDLPADWEQLGRPFPRWLLEAALEVCQTRGAVGRRSGTDVLVHTDLHFMNILAKPGGGQDHRAAYLAIDPQPMIGEAEFAVAPLLWNRIAELPRSHPEVALLARCEAFSTAAGLDAEVARQWSLAREVENALWYAAKPGHGGDLARSLWVASTMAGRTLDGLPKAHELPEPGQSPV, from the coding sequence GTGACCCCACCGGCAGTTGTCCCCATTCCCAGTGACCTCCGGAAGCGCTACAGCCGCAGCCCCGAAGGCCGTGCCTGGCTTGCCGGCCTGCCCGGACTCATCCAGGACCGCCTGGACGAGTGGCAGCTGGCAGTCGACCTTGAACCCGGCGCCGAGCCGTGGAACGGCCACGGCGGACTGGTGTTCCCGGTGCTGCAGCGTGGCGCCCCGGCGGCCCTGAAAGTGGCCTTCCCGCACGACGAGGCCCTCGTGGAACGCCATGCCCTGTCCCTCTGGGACGGCCGCGGTGCCGTCCGGCTGCTTGCCGCCGATGCCGCCAGCTGCTCCATGCTGCTCGAGCGGCTCGACGCCGGCCGCTGGCTCCAGGACGTCCCGATGGAGGAATGCACTGAGGTGTGGGGACCCCTGCTCCGGCAGTTGTCCATCGCCCCGGACGGGCGGCCCGAGTGGCGGGAATTCGACCATGTCGCGGCCACCGCGGAGCGCTGGAGCGACGATCTTCCCGCCGATTGGGAGCAGCTGGGCAGGCCGTTCCCGCGCTGGCTCCTCGAAGCGGCCCTGGAAGTCTGCCAGACGCGCGGCGCCGTGGGGCGACGCTCCGGCACGGATGTCCTGGTCCACACGGATCTGCATTTCATGAACATCCTGGCCAAGCCGGGCGGCGGGCAGGACCACCGGGCCGCGTACCTGGCCATCGACCCCCAGCCCATGATCGGCGAGGCCGAATTCGCCGTGGCACCGCTGCTCTGGAACCGCATCGCGGAACTGCCGCGGAGCCATCCGGAAGTGGCACTGCTGGCCCGCTGCGAGGCCTTCAGCACGGCCGCCGGACTCGACGCGGAGGTCGCCCGGCAGTGGAGCCTGGCCCGGGAAGTGGAGAACGCCCTGTGGTACGCGGCCAAGCCTGGCCACGGCGGCGATCTGGCGCGTTCGCTCTGGGTTGCCAGCACCATGGCCGGGCGGACCCTCGACGGACTGCCGAAGGCGCATGAGCTCCCGGAACCCGGCCAGTCGCCTGTCTAG
- a CDS encoding VIT family protein → MATTEAARQHDDEPHRDDLAHRLNWLRAGVMGANDGIVSVAAIVVGVAGATSSTAHILAAGTAGLVGGAISMALGEYVSVSSQSDTQKSLIEKERQELEQQPEEELAELTAIYESKGLSPATARTVASELTRHDALAAHLSAELNIQEDDIVSPWNAAFASAVAFTLGAALPMLAILLPPEGLRVPLTFAAVLVALAITGTVGAWIGGASRIRAAVRVVIGGALALAATFAVGNWLGASGFV, encoded by the coding sequence ATGGCTACCACCGAAGCTGCCAGGCAGCACGACGACGAACCACACCGGGACGATCTGGCCCATCGGCTGAACTGGCTGCGGGCGGGGGTCATGGGCGCGAATGACGGCATCGTGTCCGTGGCGGCGATCGTGGTGGGCGTGGCCGGCGCCACGTCCAGCACCGCCCATATCCTGGCGGCCGGAACCGCAGGCCTGGTGGGCGGCGCAATCTCCATGGCGCTGGGCGAATACGTCTCCGTCAGCAGCCAGAGCGACACGCAGAAATCGCTGATCGAGAAGGAACGCCAGGAGCTCGAACAACAGCCCGAAGAGGAACTCGCGGAACTTACGGCAATCTACGAGTCCAAGGGGCTCAGCCCCGCCACGGCGCGAACGGTCGCCAGTGAACTGACCCGGCACGATGCCCTGGCCGCGCACTTGTCTGCCGAGCTGAACATCCAGGAGGACGACATCGTCAGCCCCTGGAACGCGGCCTTCGCTTCCGCCGTGGCCTTCACGCTGGGTGCCGCCCTGCCCATGCTGGCCATCCTGCTGCCGCCGGAAGGCCTCCGCGTGCCGCTGACCTTCGCTGCCGTGCTGGTGGCGCTGGCCATCACCGGGACGGTGGGCGCCTGGATCGGCGGCGCCTCCAGGATCCGTGCCGCGGTCCGGGTGGTCATCGGCGGCGCGCTGGCCCTGGCCGCGACCTTCGCCGTGGGCAACTGGCTGGGCGCCAGCGGCTTCGTCTGA
- a CDS encoding DUF4439 domain-containing protein — MTTWSVVKDESKENGRMPRWARTALASLLSVIVLATGMVLIPRDPGPPPAVPFSESARAGALADTFSLLDAATGLRTAAAVPGRSALPDTVLADTVTLLTTQSRALLSPAQATPPAGSAAPDRSEADPSETAPTPQAVVAALSASGAQRLADAADADGGIARLLAAVGTAQILQSARLAAAAGLPAPAAPAQITPTAVPTATGACPPSAAPTAPGTATLAGALAAAIRAEHEAVYVHQVALTRLAPAASGAAQNALTALTAHQAALHRAEALGHEHCLEVPPREAGYRLPEQLSTKPLAALGMLEAGMLPGFGDLIALGTGDTRQWALDGLLEAARRSTAWGTPLEALPGLVVDAAALPPLPAPATSAPAANAAATSGP, encoded by the coding sequence GTGACAACATGGTCTGTTGTGAAGGACGAGAGCAAGGAAAACGGCAGGATGCCCCGCTGGGCAAGGACCGCTTTGGCGTCCCTTCTCTCGGTGATCGTGCTGGCCACCGGAATGGTCCTCATTCCGCGTGATCCCGGGCCTCCCCCGGCCGTCCCCTTCTCCGAATCCGCGCGCGCCGGCGCCTTGGCGGACACCTTTTCCCTGCTTGATGCGGCCACCGGCCTACGCACTGCCGCCGCCGTTCCGGGCCGCAGCGCGCTGCCGGACACGGTCCTCGCGGACACTGTGACATTGCTGACAACACAGTCGCGGGCCCTGCTGTCCCCGGCCCAGGCGACCCCGCCGGCCGGCTCCGCGGCTCCGGATCGATCGGAAGCGGACCCTTCGGAAACGGCGCCCACACCGCAGGCCGTCGTGGCCGCGCTGTCAGCGAGCGGGGCGCAGCGCCTCGCCGATGCGGCAGACGCCGACGGCGGCATCGCCCGGCTGCTGGCCGCCGTCGGAACCGCTCAAATCCTGCAGTCCGCCCGGCTGGCTGCCGCCGCCGGGCTTCCGGCTCCGGCTGCCCCCGCACAGATCACGCCGACGGCGGTCCCCACGGCGACGGGGGCCTGCCCGCCATCGGCGGCACCAACGGCCCCGGGAACGGCGACGCTCGCCGGCGCGCTGGCGGCCGCGATCCGCGCCGAGCACGAGGCCGTGTACGTCCACCAGGTCGCCTTGACCCGGCTGGCCCCGGCGGCCTCCGGCGCCGCCCAGAACGCCCTGACGGCCCTGACGGCCCACCAGGCCGCCCTGCATCGGGCGGAAGCGCTCGGACACGAGCACTGTCTGGAGGTGCCACCCCGGGAGGCCGGCTACCGCCTGCCTGAACAGCTCTCCACCAAGCCCCTCGCCGCCCTGGGCATGCTGGAGGCCGGCATGCTGCCAGGCTTCGGGGACCTGATCGCGCTCGGCACGGGCGACACCCGCCAATGGGCGCTGGACGGGCTCCTGGAGGCTGCCCGCCGCAGCACCGCCTGGGGCACTCCCCTGGAGGCGTTGCCCGGCCTGGTGGTCGACGCCGCCGCCCTGCCTCCCCTGCCCGCACCGGCCACTTCCGCACCGGCCGCCAACGCAGCCGCCACCTCCGGACCGTAG
- the rimP gene encoding ribosome maturation factor RimP: protein MSDSEATTSTDRTGSSSTAPTIHNPEESRLKALLEPAVLANRLYLEDVAIHVAGSHRTVHVVVDLPQEETGGVSLDSIAEISRALSDILDNDPGDDGRPYDLEVSSPGVGRPLTEPRHWHRALGRMAKVNVLQGDNLTGRIVAVDADGVTLVPEHEVKKGMKPKQGDPVKLPFDRIRQGKVEIEFSHLHEAGLEDEHNGPSEEA from the coding sequence GTGAGCGACTCGGAAGCCACGACTTCAACAGACCGTACTGGTTCATCCTCAACGGCCCCCACCATCCACAACCCGGAAGAGAGCCGGCTCAAGGCCCTGCTCGAACCGGCTGTCCTGGCCAACCGGCTCTACCTTGAGGACGTTGCAATCCACGTCGCAGGGTCCCACCGCACCGTCCACGTCGTCGTGGACCTTCCGCAGGAGGAGACCGGCGGCGTCAGCCTGGACTCCATCGCGGAGATCTCCCGCGCACTGTCGGACATCCTGGACAACGATCCCGGCGACGACGGACGCCCGTACGACCTCGAGGTGTCCTCGCCCGGCGTCGGACGGCCCCTGACTGAGCCCCGCCACTGGCACCGCGCCCTCGGCCGCATGGCCAAGGTCAACGTGCTGCAGGGTGACAACCTCACCGGCCGCATCGTGGCCGTGGACGCCGACGGCGTGACGCTGGTTCCGGAGCATGAGGTCAAGAAGGGGATGAAGCCCAAGCAGGGCGACCCCGTGAAACTTCCTTTCGACAGGATCCGCCAAGGAAAAGTCGAGATTGAATTCAGCCACCTCCACGAGGCCGGGCTGGAAGACGAGCACAACGGACCTTCTGAGGAGGCCTAA
- the nusA gene encoding transcription termination factor NusA, producing MDIDMSALRLLEREREIPLDLLIPTIEQALLVAYHKTPGAFEKARAELDRKSGHVTIWATEIDDDGAPVGEFEDTPAGFGRIAASTARQIILQRLRDVEDDNVLGEFKGREGELVAGMIQQGNNPHMVQVHLGSVEALLPPPEQVPGEKYIHGSRLRAFVIDVHRGAKGPSITLSRSHPGLVRKLFEMEVPEIADRSVEIVALAREAGHRTKIAVKANTPGINAKGACIGEMGSRVRAVMTELNDEKIDIVDFSEDPATFIANALSPSRVNSVTITDEATRSARVVVPDYQLSLAIGKEGQNARLAAKLTGWRIDIVSDAAAPKND from the coding sequence ATGGATATTGACATGAGCGCACTGAGACTCCTGGAGCGTGAGCGTGAAATCCCGCTGGACCTCCTGATCCCCACCATCGAGCAAGCGCTCCTGGTGGCCTACCACAAGACGCCCGGTGCCTTCGAAAAGGCCCGTGCCGAGCTTGACCGCAAGAGCGGCCACGTGACCATCTGGGCCACCGAGATCGACGACGACGGCGCCCCCGTGGGTGAGTTCGAGGACACCCCGGCCGGTTTCGGACGCATCGCTGCCAGCACCGCCCGCCAGATCATCCTGCAGCGCCTGCGCGACGTTGAGGACGACAATGTGCTGGGCGAGTTCAAGGGCCGTGAAGGCGAGCTTGTGGCCGGCATGATCCAGCAGGGCAACAACCCGCACATGGTCCAGGTCCACCTTGGCTCCGTGGAGGCATTGCTGCCGCCGCCCGAGCAGGTCCCCGGCGAGAAGTACATCCACGGCAGCCGCCTGCGCGCGTTCGTCATTGACGTGCACCGCGGTGCCAAGGGCCCGTCCATCACCCTTTCGCGTTCGCACCCGGGCCTGGTCCGGAAGCTGTTCGAAATGGAAGTTCCGGAAATCGCGGACCGCTCCGTGGAGATCGTGGCCCTGGCACGTGAAGCCGGGCACCGCACCAAGATCGCCGTCAAGGCCAACACCCCGGGCATCAACGCCAAGGGTGCCTGCATCGGCGAAATGGGATCGCGTGTCCGCGCCGTCATGACGGAGCTCAACGACGAGAAGATCGACATCGTCGACTTCAGCGAGGACCCGGCCACGTTCATCGCCAACGCCCTTTCGCCGTCACGCGTGAATTCCGTCACCATCACCGATGAAGCAACCCGCTCCGCCCGCGTGGTGGTCCCGGACTACCAGCTCTCCCTTGCCATCGGCAAGGAAGGCCAGAACGCGCGGCTCGCCGCGAAGCTGACCGGCTGGCGGATCGATATCGTCTCCGACGCGGCGGCCCCCAAGAACGACTAG
- a CDS encoding YlxR family protein — protein sequence MAELLQHGHQPVRTCIGCRKQGSRSELVRLVAEGGGSTAVLVDERRRMAGRGAWLHPSETCLALAIKRRAFGRALAGATGTADVERHIVPGTHLAEAPATAGKPSKPESGSEI from the coding sequence GTGGCTGAACTGCTTCAACACGGCCATCAGCCGGTTCGCACCTGTATCGGATGCCGGAAGCAAGGCTCCCGGTCCGAGCTTGTCCGGCTCGTCGCCGAAGGCGGCGGGTCAACCGCTGTCCTGGTGGACGAACGACGCCGGATGGCAGGCCGGGGTGCTTGGCTGCACCCCAGCGAAACGTGCTTGGCATTGGCGATCAAGCGGCGCGCCTTCGGAAGGGCCCTTGCGGGCGCAACCGGAACCGCCGACGTCGAACGCCACATAGTGCCGGGCACGCACCTTGCGGAGGCTCCGGCCACCGCGGGAAAACCGTCCAAACCTGAAAGCGGGTCAGAAATCTGA
- the infB gene encoding translation initiation factor IF-2 — protein sequence MAKVRVHELAKELGITSKDAVTKLQELGEFVRSASSTIEAPVVKKLRDAYPGAGAARATAPAAAPAAPAAPAASRPSPGPVAPKAPAPAPVPAPAAKFEAPAPAPAAPAAPSAASPVSAKPGARPAPRAEAPAPARQGGQAPRPGGPRPGNNPFATSQGMPRGRGGDGERPPRPGNNPFAPSQGMPRPGGRTEGERPGGPRPAAGAGGPRPAAGAGGPRPGAPRPGAPRPGAPRPAGGPGGNRPTPGMMPNRTERPAPGAAARPGGGGRGPGRPGGAPGTGAPGAGGGAPAGGGFGKGGRGRGGTQGAFGKGGAGRGKQRKSKRAKRQELEQMSAPSLGGVSVPRGDGNTVIRLRRGSSITDFAEKIDANPASLVTVLFHLGEMATATQSLDEDTFGLLGAELGYKLQVVSPEDEERELLDSFDIDLQGELDAEGDDVLEPRPPVVTVMGHVDHGKTRLLDAIRKTNVVAGEHGGITQHIGAYQISHVHEGTPRDITFIDTPGHEAFTAMRARGAKVTDIAILVVAADDGVMPQTVEALNHAQAANVPIVVAVNKIDKEGANPDKVKGQLTEYGLVPEEYGGDTMFVEVSARQGLNIDELIDAVLLTADAALDLRANPDKDARGIAIEANLDKGRGSVATVLVQSGTLAVGDTIVAGTAHGRVRAMFDEDGNALDIALPSRPVQVLGLSNVPRAGDTFLVTSDERTARQIAEKREAADRNAALAKRRKRISLEDFDKAVAEGKIDTLNLILKGDVSGAVEALEDALLKIDVGDDDVQLRVIHRGVGAITQNDVNLATVDNAIIIGFNVKPAERVADLADREGVDMRFYSVIYGAIDDIELALKGMLKPEYEEVQLGTAEVREVFRSSKFGNIAGSIVRSGIIRRNTKARVSRDGKIIGDNLTVETLKRFKDDATEVRTDFECGIGLGSYNDINEGDIIETFEMREKPRV from the coding sequence GTGGCCAAGGTCCGCGTACACGAGCTCGCCAAAGAGCTCGGTATTACTTCCAAAGATGCAGTGACAAAACTGCAGGAACTGGGCGAATTCGTTCGCTCCGCCTCTTCAACCATTGAGGCCCCCGTCGTGAAGAAGCTTCGCGACGCCTACCCGGGTGCCGGCGCTGCAAGGGCCACCGCGCCCGCAGCAGCCCCCGCGGCACCGGCAGCACCTGCTGCATCCCGCCCGTCACCGGGCCCGGTTGCCCCCAAGGCTCCGGCACCGGCACCGGTTCCCGCGCCGGCCGCCAAGTTCGAGGCCCCCGCGCCGGCGCCGGCAGCACCCGCTGCTCCGTCCGCAGCAAGCCCCGTTTCCGCCAAGCCCGGCGCCCGTCCCGCCCCCAGGGCCGAGGCCCCGGCCCCGGCACGCCAGGGTGGCCAGGCTCCGCGTCCCGGCGGCCCGCGTCCGGGCAACAACCCCTTCGCCACCTCGCAGGGCATGCCCCGCGGCCGTGGCGGCGACGGCGAACGTCCGCCGCGCCCGGGCAACAACCCGTTTGCACCGTCCCAGGGCATGCCCCGTCCGGGCGGCCGTACCGAGGGTGAACGCCCCGGCGGCCCCCGTCCCGCAGCAGGCGCCGGCGGTCCCCGCCCGGCAGCCGGTGCAGGTGGCCCGCGTCCCGGTGCACCGCGTCCCGGAGCACCCCGTCCGGGTGCTCCGCGTCCTGCCGGTGGCCCCGGTGGCAACCGTCCCACCCCGGGCATGATGCCCAACCGCACTGAGCGTCCGGCTCCCGGTGCTGCTGCCCGTCCGGGTGGCGGCGGACGTGGCCCGGGTCGCCCCGGTGGCGCTCCCGGCACCGGTGCTCCCGGTGCAGGTGGCGGAGCTCCCGCCGGCGGTGGCTTCGGCAAGGGCGGCCGCGGCCGCGGCGGCACCCAGGGTGCCTTCGGCAAGGGTGGCGCAGGACGTGGCAAGCAGCGCAAGTCGAAGCGTGCCAAGCGTCAGGAACTGGAGCAGATGAGTGCTCCGTCGCTGGGTGGCGTAAGCGTGCCCCGCGGCGACGGCAACACCGTCATCCGCCTGCGCCGTGGCTCGTCCATCACGGACTTCGCCGAGAAGATCGATGCGAACCCCGCCTCGCTGGTGACCGTGCTGTTCCACCTCGGTGAAATGGCAACGGCCACGCAGTCGCTCGACGAGGACACCTTCGGCCTGCTTGGCGCCGAACTCGGCTACAAGCTCCAGGTTGTCTCGCCGGAAGACGAAGAGCGCGAACTGCTCGACTCGTTCGACATCGACCTCCAGGGTGAGCTCGACGCCGAAGGCGACGACGTCCTTGAACCCCGTCCTCCGGTGGTCACCGTCATGGGCCACGTTGACCACGGTAAGACGCGCCTGCTCGACGCCATCCGGAAGACCAACGTGGTTGCCGGCGAGCACGGTGGCATCACCCAGCACATCGGTGCTTACCAGATCAGCCACGTCCACGAGGGCACGCCCCGCGACATCACCTTCATTGACACCCCCGGCCACGAGGCGTTCACCGCCATGCGTGCCCGCGGTGCCAAGGTCACCGACATCGCGATCCTGGTTGTTGCAGCCGACGACGGCGTCATGCCGCAGACGGTGGAAGCGCTCAACCACGCCCAGGCAGCCAACGTGCCGATCGTCGTCGCAGTGAACAAGATCGACAAGGAAGGTGCGAACCCGGACAAGGTCAAGGGCCAGCTCACCGAGTACGGTCTGGTTCCCGAGGAATACGGTGGCGACACCATGTTCGTCGAGGTTTCTGCCCGCCAGGGACTGAACATCGACGAGCTGATCGACGCCGTCCTCCTGACCGCAGACGCCGCCCTGGACCTGCGCGCCAACCCGGACAAGGACGCCCGAGGCATTGCCATCGAAGCGAACCTGGACAAGGGCCGCGGTTCCGTGGCCACCGTCCTGGTGCAGTCCGGTACCCTGGCCGTCGGTGACACGATCGTGGCCGGTACGGCCCACGGCCGCGTCCGTGCCATGTTCGACGAAGACGGCAACGCCCTCGACATCGCACTGCCGTCCCGCCCGGTACAGGTCCTCGGCCTGTCCAACGTGCCGCGTGCAGGTGACACCTTCCTGGTGACCTCGGACGAGCGTACGGCCCGCCAGATCGCCGAAAAGCGTGAAGCGGCCGACCGCAACGCCGCCCTGGCCAAGCGCCGCAAGCGCATCAGCCTCGAGGACTTCGACAAGGCTGTGGCCGAAGGCAAGATCGACACCCTCAACCTCATCCTCAAGGGTGACGTGTCCGGTGCCGTGGAAGCCCTCGAAGACGCACTGCTCAAGATCGACGTCGGAGACGACGACGTTCAGCTGCGCGTCATCCACCGCGGCGTGGGTGCTATCACCCAGAACGACGTCAACCTGGCAACGGTCGACAACGCGATCATCATCGGCTTCAACGTCAAGCCTGCTGAGCGCGTGGCCGACCTGGCCGACCGTGAAGGCGTGGACATGCGCTTCTACTCGGTCATCTACGGTGCGATCGATGACATCGAGCTGGCCCTCAAGGGCATGCTCAAGCCGGAGTACGAGGAAGTCCAGCTCGGTACCGCAGAGGTCCGCGAAGTCTTCCGTTCTTCCAAGTTCGGAAACATCGCCGGTTCCATCGTCCGCTCGGGCATCATCCGCCGTAACACCAAGGCACGTGTCAGCCGCGACGGCAAGATCATCGGTGACAACCTCACCGTTGAGACGCTCAAGCGCTTCAAGGACGACGCCACCGAGGTCCGCACGGACTTCGAATGTGGTATCGGCCTGGGCTCGTACAACGACATCAACGAAGGCGACATCATCGAGACCTTCGAGATGCGCGAAAAGCCGCGCGTCTAA
- the rbfA gene encoding 30S ribosome-binding factor RbfA produces the protein MADPARAAKLAQRIKVVVAEALGRRVKDPRVEAITITDARVTNDLQHATLYYTVFGDELAHADAGRALEKARGVLRQEVGRNITVRLTPTLEFVADQIPVNASNLEELLRTAKRRDAEVAALAAGATHAGEADPYKSDAPQDADIDEDDFDEEDIDLTDDEELDEDAGR, from the coding sequence ATGGCTGATCCGGCACGCGCTGCCAAGTTGGCGCAGCGGATTAAGGTTGTTGTCGCTGAGGCACTCGGCCGTCGGGTTAAGGATCCGCGGGTTGAGGCCATCACGATCACCGATGCGCGCGTCACCAACGATCTGCAGCACGCAACCTTGTACTACACGGTGTTCGGCGACGAGCTCGCGCACGCCGATGCCGGCAGGGCATTGGAGAAGGCCAGGGGGGTGCTGCGCCAGGAAGTGGGCCGCAACATCACCGTCCGCCTGACCCCGACCCTTGAGTTCGTGGCCGACCAGATTCCGGTCAATGCCTCGAACCTTGAGGAGCTGCTGCGCACCGCCAAGCGTCGCGACGCCGAGGTGGCCGCCCTGGCCGCCGGCGCCACGCACGCCGGCGAGGCCGACCCGTACAAGAGCGATGCCCCGCAGGACGCGGATATCGACGAAGACGACTTTGACGAAGAGGACATCGACCTCACGGACGATGAAGAACTCGACGAGGACGCTGGCCGCTAG
- a CDS encoding pyridoxal phosphate-dependent aminotransferase, which produces MPELAAHVCDVPVNQIREITEAAWATPGALVLSIGEPGFALPRHVLEAGMACLDRDETNYTPNAGIPALREAFAARFREHNGVDIGAERVYVVDGAQQGLHFAMSLLLTPGDEILIPNPGYPTFAMTSRLLHAVPVEYPLYPEHDFQPRIADIEALITPRTRVLMLNSPSNPLGAVIGEDLTRQLVELAVHHDLWIISDECYEAFTFDVPHVSPARFDSDAPGKTRVFTSVTLSKTYGLTGLRIGALICPPGLEQKMNNVMEAIVSCVASPSQYAALAALTGPQDYVEAAREHYRGNRDAASAVLAAKGIRYLDAQGAFYLWADMSHVSGGNVRAWVRRFLAEAGVSFAPGTAFGSIGEGWIRIALCGGQEELLDGVGRLPARQ; this is translated from the coding sequence ATGCCTGAGCTTGCCGCGCACGTCTGCGACGTCCCCGTGAACCAGATCCGCGAGATCACCGAGGCCGCCTGGGCCACTCCCGGGGCCCTGGTGCTCAGCATCGGCGAACCCGGCTTCGCCTTGCCCCGGCACGTCCTCGAGGCCGGCATGGCGTGCCTGGACCGGGACGAGACCAACTACACGCCCAACGCCGGCATCCCGGCACTCCGGGAGGCCTTCGCGGCCCGGTTCCGGGAGCACAACGGCGTGGACATCGGCGCCGAACGGGTCTACGTGGTGGACGGCGCCCAGCAGGGGCTGCACTTTGCCATGAGCCTGCTGCTGACCCCCGGCGACGAGATCCTCATCCCCAACCCCGGCTACCCCACCTTCGCCATGACAAGCCGCCTGCTGCACGCCGTCCCGGTTGAATACCCGCTGTACCCTGAGCACGACTTCCAGCCCCGCATCGCGGACATCGAGGCCCTCATCACGCCGCGGACCAGGGTCCTGATGCTCAACTCGCCGTCCAACCCGCTCGGCGCGGTGATCGGCGAAGACCTCACCCGCCAACTGGTGGAGCTCGCCGTCCACCACGATCTGTGGATCATTTCCGACGAATGCTACGAGGCCTTCACCTTCGACGTCCCGCATGTCAGCCCGGCCCGCTTCGACAGTGACGCCCCCGGCAAGACCCGGGTGTTCACCTCCGTCACGCTGTCCAAGACGTATGGGCTGACGGGCCTGCGGATCGGGGCGTTGATCTGCCCTCCGGGCCTGGAACAGAAGATGAACAACGTCATGGAGGCGATCGTTTCCTGCGTTGCCTCGCCCTCGCAATACGCTGCCTTGGCGGCCCTGACGGGCCCGCAGGACTATGTGGAAGCCGCCCGGGAGCACTACCGCGGCAATCGCGACGCCGCCTCGGCGGTCCTGGCCGCCAAGGGCATCCGCTACCTTGATGCCCAGGGCGCGTTCTACCTCTGGGCGGACATGTCCCATGTGAGCGGCGGGAACGTGCGTGCCTGGGTGCGGCGGTTCCTGGCCGAGGCCGGCGTCTCCTTCGCCCCCGGCACGGCCTTCGGTTCCATCGGCGAGGGCTGGATCAGGATCGCCCTGTGCGGCGGGCAAGAGGAACTGCTCGACGGCGTAGGGCGGCTTCCGGCGCGGCAGTAG